GGCGCTCAGTTACAGTGCCCGCTGGGAAATCGTCAATGCCGCGAAGAATATTGCCCAGGATGTAAAAGACGGTAAGCTCGCACCGGAAGCAGTAACCCCTGAAATGTGGCAGAAATATCTTTGTACTGCTACATTGCCCGACCCTGAACTGATGATCAGGACGAGCGGAGAATGCAGGATCAGTAACTTCCTACTATACCAGTTAGCCTATGCGGAGTTATATTTTACTGACACGCGTTGGCCGGATTTCCGCAACGAACATCTTTACGAAGCCATCCTCAATTTTCAGAACAGAGAAAGGCGCTTTGGCAAAACAAGCGAACAAATACAGCAGAATGAAGAAATTATTTCCTAAGAGCCTACTGGCCATAGTATTATGTTGCAGTGCTGGCCTTCGTGTGTCCGCTCAGAACAGAGACACCATCCCAGCGCCAACACCTGACCAGCAAGCGGCGGGATTGAATTTACCCTCAGGTCCTCTACAAGCGCAACCCTACGAAATTGCCGATATCACCATCGTAGGTACGCAGTACCTGGATAAGTCACTGCTGATATCCCTGTCAGGCCTTAACATAGGCGATAAAGTGGTGTACCCTGGTGGTGACCAGTTTGCAAAGGCCATCCAGAGTCTCTGGGGTCAGCGTTTGTTTGCTAACGTAGCCATTTATGTTACTAAAATAGAAGACGGAAAGATCTGGCTGGAAATAGAACTCCAGGAACGTCCCCGTCTGAATAATTTCGATTTCAGAGGTGTTAAGAAGTCTGAAAGAGACGAGCTGGTTAAAAAGTCTGGTCTGCGTAAAGGTTCCGTAGTGACCGAAAGCATGAAACAGAACGCTATCGGTATTATCTCAAAGCACTATGCTGATAAGGGTTTCCGTAATGCAACCGTTAATATTACCGAAAGGGTCGACAGCTCACAGGTGAATGCTTCTAACCTGACTATCAGTGTTGCCAAAGGTGGTAAAGCCAAAGTCGCGAATATTTATGTTGTCGGTAACGATAATATCAATGATGCGAAAGTGAAGAAGAAAATGAAGGGCACACATGAAGTATCCCGATTCACACTTCACCCTATCGATGAACCTGTGTATCCGGATTCTTCTGAACTGCAGGAAAATTATTGGAAAACCTTCGGTTTCCTTTATCCTTCCCGCACTCTTGAACAGTTAGACCCGTATTTCCGCTTCAAGTTATTCTCTTCCGCGAAATTCAACGAGAACAAATACACAGAAGATAAAGAGAAAGTCATTGCTTACTATAATACACAGGGTTACCGTGATGCGGTACTGGTAAGAGATACCACTTACCGTTCCGTGACTGGTGGTGTAAACGTGGCAATGGAGATCAGTGAGGGTAAGAAATACTATTTCGGTAACATCACCTGGAAAGGTAACAGCCGTTATAATGACTCCCTGCTGACCCGCGTACTGGGTATCAGAAAAGGAGATACCTATAACCAGGAACTGCTCCAGAAACGTTTGTTGTCTTCCGAAGGTGGTGACATCGGCGGTATGTATATGGACTTCGGTTACCTGTTCTTCCGTGCTGACCCGGTGGAAGTAGCGATCCATGGCGATACCATCGACTATGAGATCCGTATCTCTGAAGGTCCGCAGGCGACTATCAAGGAAGTACGTATCGCTGGTAACGAAAAGACCAACGAGCACGTTATCCGTCGTGAGTTACGTACACTTCCAGGTGAGAAATTCAGCCGTACTGACCTGATCCGTTCTAACCGTGAGATTGCGAACCTTGGTTTCTTCAACCCGGAGAAGATCGGTATGGATCCAATCCCGAATATTGCCGACGGTACCGTAGATATTAACTATACAGTAGAAGAGAAAGCGAATGACCAGCTGGAACTATCTGCCGGATGGGGTGGTTACATCGGTCTGACAGGTACGCTGGGTGTGACGTTCAACAACTTCTCCCTGCGTAACATCTTAAGAAAGGAAACATGGGATCCTTTACCAAGCGGTGATGGCCAGAAACTGTCTGTGCGTGTATCATCCAATGGTAAAGCTTACCGCTCCTATAACTTCTCCTTCACTGAGCCGTGGTTAGGTGGTAAAAAACGTAACCAGTTCTCCGTTAGCTTCTACAGTAGCTACCAGAACCCGAACGCTTACTCTGCATATATATATGGTAGCACCCTGTCTAACGACGCCTACTTTAAAGTATTGGGTGGTTCCGTATCCCTGGGTAAGCAGCTGAAATGGCCGGATGACTTCTTTACCCTGATCTACTCGCTGAACTATCAGCAGTACAAGCTGAAGAACTATAACTATTTCAATATTCCTGGTTTCTCCAGTGGTACGTCCAACAACATCAACCTGAAATTAACGCTTGCACGTTCTTCTGTTAACCAGCAGATCTATCCGAGCAGTGGTTCCAACTTCATGTTGTCCGGACAGTTCACTCCGCCTTATTCCCTGTTCAATCCGGACAGAGATTACAAACTGGAGACGATCAAGGATCAGTTCAGCTTCATCGAATACCAGAAATATCGTTTCAATGCTGAGTGGTACGTCCCATTAAGCAGACCTAAAGGTTCTGATAACAAGGTGTTCGTAATGAAGGTGGCCGCCAAATTTGGTTACATCGGCCGCTACAACAACCGTACAACATTATCTCCGTTCGGTCGTTTTGAACTGGGTGGTGACGGTCTGAGTAACTTCGCTATCTATGACCGTGATATCATCTCTCAGAGAGGTTATCCGGTGTATTATACATCCGATCCGAGGATGAATGCTGAAACAGGTCAGCCAACAGGTTATGAAGGTTTCACAGTGTTCAATAAGTATGTAATGGAGTTACGCTATCCGTTCAGCCTGAACCCAAGCTCCACTATCTTTGGTCTGGCCTTCCTTGAGGCAGCCAATGGTTACCGTGATGTAAGGGACTTCAACCCATTCAGACTGCGTCGTTCTGCAGGTCTGGGTATGCGTTTCTACCTGCCGATGTTTGGTTTGCTTGGATTTGACTACGGTATTGGTTTCGACCGTCTGCAGTCCGGTGGTGGTCTGAAAGACGCAGCGAAATTCACCTTCATGCTTGGTTTCGAACCAGAATAATCGTTACCTGACTGAGTACAACGCTACAGAGCGCTTGATACTCAGTCACTCCCGTGAGGAGGAGGTCGTTTGTTTTTGGACGTAAAGTGGTAGAGTGGAATGATGTTAGAATAAATTTTAAATTATATATTGCAATTTCGAACCCTGGTATCAATTTGGCAGGTAATTTGAAAACGACAAGTATGAAAAAAATATCCCTCATTGCCGCCGTTCTGTTCAGTTGCACCATTACGGCCTTTGCACAACGCTACTGTGTAATAGACACGAAATATATCCTGGATAATGTGCCTGATTATAAGGAAGCGCAAGGTAAACTGGACGCCGTAGCAGAACAATGGCAGAAAGAGATCGATGCAAAGTTCCTGGAGGTAGATAAGATGTATAAATCTTATCAGGCAGAACAGGTAATGCTGACAGATGAACTGAAACGCAAAAGAGAGGAAGAGATCATAGCAAAGGAAAAAGAAGCAAAAGACCTGCAGAAGAAACGTTTTGGTTATGAAGGCGACCTTTTCAAGAAACGTGAAGAACTGGTTAAACCGGTTCAGGATAAAGTTTACAACGCCGTGCAGAAGTTAGCCGCGCAGAGGATGTATGACTTCGTGCTGGACAAATCAGGCGGTATCACTGTTATCTTCTCCGATCCAAAATTAGACAAGAGTGATGACATCCTGAGATCCCTGGGCATCAAGAAAGACGCACCAGCTACAGGCGAGTAGTCTTAGAACCATTTTATAACCTTTGTATTAGTATTAAAAGTTTTTTAAACACAGACAACATCATGAAGAAGTATGTAATTATTGCTTTCGTGGCAGTTTCAGGATTGTTCAGCGTAAATGCAATGGCTCAGTCCAAGGTTGGACATATTAACGCTCAAGCTCTGATCGAGGCAATGCCGGAGGCACAGACTGCGCAGAAATCACTGCAGCAGTATGCAGAGGAGCTGGATAAAGATGGTAAAGGCCTGATCGAAGAATACCAGAAGAAAATGGCTGAATTCGAGAAAACTGCGGCTACTATGTCTGACAACATGAAGGAGATCAAAGCAAAAGAAATCCAGACTGCTCAGAAGAACATACAGGACTACCAGGAGTCAGCTCAGCAGAAGATCGAGCAGAAACGTGGTGAAATCCTGAAACCGATCTACGATAAAGCACGTAAGGCAATTGAAGACGTAGCAAAAGAAAAAGGTTACGGTTATGTATTAGACAGTTCTGCTGGTGTATTACTGGTATCTCCTCCTGCTGATGACATGGCTGCAGCTGTTAAAGCTAAACTGGGCATCAAATAATTGATTACAAGTAGTAAATTAATTTATAGCTGCCCCGGGGCCTCCGGGGCAGTTTTTTTTCGAAAACACTTTACTATTTGATATTTTTCCCTACCTTTGCCTTCCGTTTTAAAAACAGGATTCCGCAAACCGGGATAGTGTTTAGTATAGTACAGGTAAAAACAAAATATTAAAATGAAACGTACTTTTCAACCGCATAACAGACGCAGAAAGAGCGTTCATGGTTTTAGAAAGAGAATGGAAACTGCTAACGGCCGTAAAGTATTAGCTTCCCGCAGAGCTAAAGGACGTAAGAAATTAACTGTTTCTGACGAGCGGAAGCTGAAATAAGGACCGCTGTAACTGCGAGGTGAAGACCCGCAGGCTTTAAAGGCTGGTTCTTGATTGAACAGAATGTATCGCTATTGGGTAGATAAATCGAACTTGCCATAAAAACTTATTCTTTTAACAAGGAAGAAAGGTTAAAAAGCAGAAAACTCATTGAAACGCTTTTTCGCGAAGGAAAAGCGTTTTCTGTTTTTCCATACCGTGTAGTTTACATGCAGGTCGATGAACCTGCAGGTAAATATCCCGTGCAGGCAGGTTTTAGTGCCTCTACGAAACGGTTCCCCCATGCCGTAGACCGTAACCGCGTGAAGCGGCTTACACGTGAATGCTGGCGCCTGCAAAAGCAGGAGCTCTACAATGTATTGCAACAACAGCCCCGTCAGTTGCTCGTTTTCTTTATCTACACCGATAAGAAAATAGCCCCCTTTGCCACCCTGCACCATAAAATTTCGGTAATTTTAAAGAAGCTGGAAAAAGAAGTGGTGCAATAATGAAAGTCCTCCGATATTTAAGTTATCCGTTTATTTGGCTCATCAGGATCTATCAATGGGGGCTGTCCCCACTCTTAGGTTTTAACAAATGCCGCTATACCCCCACCTGCTCTCAATATGGTGTGGAAGCCCTGCAGAAATACGGGCTGTTCAAAGGTGGTTATCTGACCATTAAACGTATCTTGTCCTGCAATCCCTGGGGCGGGCATGGACATGATCCTGTACCCTGAGCATCCCGCCGGATATCATTTATTAGGATAGACTTCAATGTTTTAACAGTTTATATTTAATAGATTGACTAATTTCCACATCAGAAGACTTTTCTCTCTAACAGACTAACTGATTGACCTATGCGTGCATTTTTTCGCAGAAAAAGAAGAATAATCGTGGTATTGGTGCTGCTGGTCGCCGGTAGTATGAGTATCATGGCTTATTATAATGAGAAGGATAAATACTTCGAAATAGCTAAGAACCTTGACATATTCGCTTCGTTTTACCGCGAGCTCAATACCTATTACGTAGACGAGCTGCCACCGGAAAAGCTCATGCATAAAGGTATCGACGCGATGCTGGAAGAAACCGACCCTTATACTGACTTCATCCCGGAAGAAAATCTCGATGAACTGAAATTCATGGCTACCGGTAAATACGGTGGCGTTGGTGTATCTGTCAATACCGATAGCGAGCGTACTGTTATCACCGACGTGTATGAAGGCGGCCCAATGGATAAAGCAGGTGTAAAAGCCGGCGATATCATTGTCTCCCTGGATGGTAAGTCCCTCGAAGGACTTGACCAGGAGGAGATCAGCCGTATGCTGAAAGGGGCTCCAGGGTCCTCTCTGGACATGGTAACAAAACATCCTGTTACCAGTGCACAGACTACCAGGAGGATCACCCGCGAAGAGATCAATGTAAAGGCCGTTAGCTTCTCAGGTATGACCAGCCGTGATATCGGTTATATCCGTATGACACAGTTCACCGAAAACAGCGGAGAAATGGTGCAGAGCGCTTTTACAGAACTGAAAAAACAATATCCTGCCATCAGGGGACTGATACTCGATCTGAGAGGGAACCCCGGTGGACTGCTGGATGAAGCGGTGGTAGTATCCAACATCTTCGTAGATAAAAACAAGACCATCGTTAGCACCAGAGGAAAAGTAAAAAGCTGGGACAGAGAATATAAAACGGAAGCACCGGCTGTAGACGCGCACATCCCATTGGTGGTGCTGACTAACCGATCTTCGGCGTCAGCTTCTGAAATCGTCGCAGGTGCTATTCAGGACCTTGACAGAGGCGTTATTATCGGTCAGCGCTCTTTCGGTAAGGGACTGGTACAAACAACTCGTCCACTGCCTTATAATGCGAAATTAAAAGTGACCACGGCTAAATACTATACGCCTAGTGGCCGTTGTATCCAGGCGATCGATTATTCTCACAGGAATAATGAGGGAGAGGTAGAATATGTGGCCGACTCTATGCGTAAATCATTCAATACAGTTGCGGGCCGTAAAGTGAGAGACGGTGGCGGTATCGAACCCGATGATGCGGTAGACCCCACCCTTCTCAGCCAGGTGGCGATCACGCTGCTGCGTAAGCAATACATCTTTGACTACGCTACACAGTATTACTATAGTCATCCGAAGATTACCAATGCCGGCACATTTGAACTTAGCGAAGAAGATTTCTCTGATTTCCTGAAATACCTAGATGGCAGGAACTACAGCTATAAAACACGTAGTGAGGAAGCCCTTGAAACCTTCCAGGCAACCGCAAAAAAAGAGAAATACTATGATGCGCTGGCTAAAGAATTTGAGGCCCTGCAGGTGAAAATGAAACATGATAAGAAGCAGGACCTGCTGAAGAATAAAACAGAGATCAGGCGACTGCTGGAAGAAGAAATAGTGAGCCGTTACTATCTGCAGCGTGGACGTATTGAAAAATCACTCTCCAGCGATAACGAAGTGAATGAAGCGATTACAGTATTACATTCTCCTGAACGTTATCAGCAGCTGTTGAAATAAGTAATATTATTCATCATGATAAATAGTCCATAGACAGGATACCTCCGGTAACTGTTTATGGACTATTGTTGTTTAAATGCTGTCTCCCGCCTTGTCTATAACGGGATATCTGTACTCGCCGCCCATGTTCATATCAGCTGATATTTAAAGAGAATATCCAGGAAATTATGATTTACGGCTTTTTAATTCTAATTTATACTCCTCTTGTTTGCAGACACACGTTATCGTTAAACCAAAATAAAGAAAAGCATGCCTGAAAATGTAAACAACAACTCACGTAGAGGCTTTATTAATAAAATAGCAAAAGGAGTTGTGGGCGCATCTTTATTGCCCAACATTATTACAGCCGCTGACCGGCAGCGTAATATCCATTCTCTTTCCCGTCAGCATGAAAAGTACAGCCCAAATGACCAGATCCAGATCGCACTGATCGGCGCAGGAGGGATGGGTACCGCGGATGCCAATACCGCCATCACGGTACCAGGCGTTAAACTGATCGCTGCCTGTGACCTGTATGATGGAAGGCTCGCAGATGCGAAAAAGAAATGGGGTAATGATATTACCACCACCCGCCATTACCGCGAGATCCTTGACCGTAAGGATATCGATGCTGTGATCATCGCCACGCCTGACTTCTGGCATAAAGACATTTCAGTGGCAGCCATGAATAAGGGTAAATCTGTCTACTGTGAAAAACCGATGGTGCATGACATCACGGAAGGCCCTGCGGTAGTAGAGGCCCAGCAGAAGAATAGCAAGGTGGTGTACCAGGTAGGTAGCCAGGGTATGAGTTCCCTGGGAAACGAAAAGGCAAAACAACTGCTTAAAGAAGGCGCTATTGGCAAATTGAATTACGCGGAAGGTTTCTGGGCACGTATGTCGCCGTTCGGCGCCTGGCAGTACCCTATCCCTGCTGATGCTTCTCCGAAGACGGTAGACTGGGCCGCCTATCTGCAACATGCACCTAAAAGAGATTTTGACCCATTGCGTTTCTTCCGCTGGCGTAACTACAGGGATTACGGTACAGGTGTATCCGGCGACCTGTTCGTACACCTGTTTTCCAGTCTGCACTTCGTGACCGGTTCTATCGGTCCGGAGAAAGTAATGGCTACTGGTGGTCTTCGTTACTGGAAAGACGGCCGTGAAGTGCCCGATATTATGCTGGGTATGTTTGACTATCCTGAAACAGACGTACACCCTGCATTTAACCTGTCGCTGCGTGTTAACTTTGTGGATGGTACTGGTGGTACCAACTATCTGCGGATGGTAGGTAGCGAAGGTTCTATGACGGTAGAATGGGATAAGGTAACATTGTACCGTAACAAGGATTACGCGGCAACAGATGATCCTTTACTGCAAAACAAGCAGGCTACCGACAGCGGTAAGCAATATGTCTATGACCGTAAGTCGATGCTGCCTCCCGATAAAATGGAGTATGCAGCAGAAGAAGGATATAAAGGCGCGCATTTTGATCACTTCTACAACCTGTTCAATGCAATGCGTAACGGTGGAAAAGTAAGTGAAGATGCTCTGTTTGGTTATCGTGCAGCAGCACCTGCTTTATTGTGTAATGACAGCTATTTCAACAATCGTATAATTCAATGGGACCCGAAGGCCCTGAAATTGATCAACAAATAAATTAATAACCATGATGAAGAAATTATTTGTTCCGGCATTATCCTGCCTGGCTATCAGTGTAATGTCATGCGGCGGTAACAGCAATTCCACAACACAGGATTCCACTACAGTAACTACTGACACAACGGCTTCACAGGCGCCGGTAACAGATGCGGCAGATAATCTGCTGTCAGATACAGAGAAATCAGAAGGTTGGGTATTAATGTTCAATGGTCAGAACCTGGATGGCTGGCACATTTATAAAGGCCAGCAGTCTAACAGCTGGACTGCCGATAATGGTACACTGCATTGCCTCGGAAGCGAAAAAGATAAAAGTGATAAACGTGCTGACCTGACATCAGACAGTACATATGAGAACTTCGAGTTCCGTACCGACTGGAAAATAGCTCCTAAAGGAAACAGTGGTATCATTTACCTGGCTTCAGAGCAGTATGAATCAGCCTATCAGAGTGGTCCTGAATACCAGTTGATAGATGATGAGAATTTCCCTGAGAAGCTGGAAGGATGGCAGAAAACAGGGGCTAACTATGCGATGGGCGACCCGCTGGTAGCGGCAGCAAAGCCAGTAGGTGAGTGGAATCATACCCGCATTGTAGTCAATAAAGGACATGTAGAGCACTGGCTGAATGGTCAGAAAACAGCTGATTACCAGATAGGTTCTCCGGAATGGAAGAAGGCTAAAGCCGAAGGTAAATGGAAAGATACCAAAGGTTATGGGGAAACCAGGAAAGGTCATATCGACCTGCAGGACCACGGAAGTGAAGTGTGGTTCAAGAATGTGAAGATCAAACAACTGTAATAAGAAAGCCCGGTCGTTAATGGACCGGGCTTTTTGTTTATTGGAAAGCTGGTATTTGATTATTTAGCAGCTTCGTAGTTTTTAGCAACCTCGCTCCAGTTAACCACAGACCAGAATGCTTTTAGATATTCCGGACGACGGTTCTGATATTTCAGGTAGTAAGCGTGTTCCCAAACGTCGATACCCAGTACTGGTGTACCTTTTACTTCAGCAACGTCCATCAGTGGGTTGTCCTGGTTAGGAGTGGAAGTGATCTCGAGTTTACCGTCTTTTACGATCAGCCATGCCCAACCTGAACCGAAACGGGTAGCACCAGCGTTCGCAAATTTTTCTTTGAACTCTTCGAAAGAACCGAAAGTACTTTTGATCGCATCAGCCAGTGCGCCTGTAGGCTCACCACCAGCGTTAGGACCGATCACTTTCCAGAAGAAGCTGTGGTTCCAGTGACCACCACCGTTGTTTCTAACAGCAGGGCTGATCTTACCAGCAGATGCTACCAGTTCTTCCAGGGATTTATTTTCATTTTCAGTACCGGCAATCGCTTTATTCAGGTTGTCTACATATGCCTGATGGTGCTTACCGTGATGAATTTCCATTGTCAGTTTATCAATATGCGGTTCCAGTGCATCGTGTGCATACGGTAAGCTCGGAAGTGTAAATGCCATAACTTATGTTTTTATTGCGTTAATGAATATGTGCCTCAAAAAGAGTTTTCAAATTTACTGCCTAATATCATAAATATCAAAAAGGGTAGCGGCTGGTAACCTCCCGGTCAGTACCTGTGGTGCTACCCGCTCATGTGCCCGTTTATGGTGTCAGATGCGCCGTGATCCGCTCTGTCTCAGCGAAATAGGTAGTTTTGCCCAATTCGCATACCAACTATATTGGATATATGCTTTTTTATTTTATATTTACATTAAGCGTTGTAACAAATTTTCGCGTTACATTCCTGTTCGTTTTACAACTACGCCATTCCTGACCAGTGAGTTTCAGCTATTGTTTGTATAAAACTTAATGTATGTTGACAGATTCGAACATGGGCCAACACTATTCCCTCAACGCCCTGCAAAAGGAAAATGAACTATTAAAGGCGCGTATTCAGTCATTGGAGAGTCTTTTGAACCACGTCCCCGCAATGCTTTATACGCACCAGAACAATACCAAAACAATTAACTGGTGCAACCGCTATATGGAAGATGTAACAGGATACACCTTGGCCGAAATGAATGGCATGGGGCTGGACTTCTTCAAAAAAGTGATGCATCCGGACGATTTTGACCTGGCTGTTATAGCCCAACAGTCATTCAGGGAGAATAAGAACATTTTCGGGGGAGTATTGAGATTTCGTAAACGGGGTGCCGACAGCTGGCGCTGGCTGACAGGAATTGCCATTCCCTATACAAGAGACGATAACGGAGCAGTAAAAGAGGTGATCTGCGCCTTTGTGGATATGACAATGGCAATGGATACCAATGATCAGCTAACCGAGGCCATGCTGGATGTGATGCGTCGTAAACATGAAGACCTGATCAGTAAACTGACATCCCGTGAGAAGGAAATCCTGGAATTGACCGTAAAGGGATTGAATAACAAAGAGATAGCTGAGACGCTTACGCTTAGCAGATATACCATAGAAACGCATCGTAAAAATATCAGGATCAAATTAAAAGTGCGTAATACGACTGAATTGATCGCATTGGCAAGAAAGGTTGGTTACCAATGATTTATGTAGCAATAGAGGATAAGGACGTGAACAGGGGCGGGGCAAAAATACCCAAGCTTGGGTATTTGATGCCAGAGGGAAGTCGACTAATTTAGTGGCATAAAGAAAACTGAATTATCAAACGTTAGAAAGACATCTGAAACCCCTATTGCTATGATTACAGATGAGAGAGCGTTGAGTGTTTTGCAACTTGACCGTTCCGCTACCGCAGAGGAAATTGTTGCCAAATATGAAGCGTTAAAATATCAATATAAAAAAATCAAGGATGAAACCGGCGATCTCAGGACACGCCTGGCTTATCAGCTGAAGCAGATCGAACTTGACGATGTTTACATTTATTTCAGAAGGAAACAAAGAATATAACTAAAACGAATTTTATTATTCATTCGTTGTGTTTTTAACTCGGCTTTCGTTCGTTGTTTGTTTTTTTCTGTATTAACCTTCTCAGGTAAAGCCGTTTCCGTATTGCCGTATTTTATCATACATTTATGCCCATAAACTCCATATTATGGGTACTGCATACATCGCAATCGGCATTTTTGTCTTTTTGGTCATCCTGACCAGTTTTGTGACCGTACAACAAGGTACAATAGGTGTCACTACTATCTTCGGAAAATACAACCGTATATTATTCCCTGGCCTTAACTTTAAAATACCACTGATAGAGAAGGTATTTAAACGTATTTCAATTCAGAACCGTTCCGTAGAGCTCGAATTCCAGGCGATTACGGTCGATCAGGCCAATGTTTACTTCAAGGCCATGCTCCTTTATTCTGTATGGAACCAGGATGAAGAAACTATCAAGAACGTAGCATTTAAATTCCTGGATGAACGCAGCTTTATGCAGGCGCTGGTACGTACGATCGAAGGTTCTATCCGTGGTTTTGTGGCAACCAAACGCCAGTCCGAAGTGCTCGGGCTTCGCCGCGACATCACAGAACACGTAAAAGAGCAGATCGATCAGACCCTGGAAGCCTGGGGATATCATCTGCAGGACCTCCAGATGAACGATATCACTTTTGACGATGCCATTATGAAATCAATGGCACAGGTGGTTGCTTCCAATAACCTGAAAGCGGCTGCTGAAAATGAAGGGCAGGCATTACTCATCACAAAAACCAAAGCTGCAGAAGCAGATGGTAATGCTATTAAGATCGCTGCAGAAGCAGAACGCCAGGCCGCACAGTTACGTGGTATGGGTGTGGCCCTGTTCCGTGAAGAGGTGGCTAAGGGTATGACCATGGCTGCCAAAGAAATGCAACAGGCTAACCTGGATACTTCAGTAATACTGTTCTCTATGTGGACAGAGGCGATCAAACACTTTGCTGAAAACAGTAAGGGTAATGTGATCTTCCTGGATGGCTCTTCTGAAGGAATGGACCATACCA
The DNA window shown above is from Chitinophaga agri and carries:
- a CDS encoding superoxide dismutase, giving the protein MAFTLPSLPYAHDALEPHIDKLTMEIHHGKHHQAYVDNLNKAIAGTENENKSLEELVASAGKISPAVRNNGGGHWNHSFFWKVIGPNAGGEPTGALADAIKSTFGSFEEFKEKFANAGATRFGSGWAWLIVKDGKLEITSTPNQDNPLMDVAEVKGTPVLGIDVWEHAYYLKYQNRRPEYLKAFWSVVNWSEVAKNYEAAK
- a CDS encoding LuxR C-terminal-related transcriptional regulator, translated to MLTDSNMGQHYSLNALQKENELLKARIQSLESLLNHVPAMLYTHQNNTKTINWCNRYMEDVTGYTLAEMNGMGLDFFKKVMHPDDFDLAVIAQQSFRENKNIFGGVLRFRKRGADSWRWLTGIAIPYTRDDNGAVKEVICAFVDMTMAMDTNDQLTEAMLDVMRRKHEDLISKLTSREKEILELTVKGLNNKEIAETLTLSRYTIETHRKNIRIKLKVRNTTELIALARKVGYQ
- a CDS encoding SPFH domain-containing protein, with product MGTAYIAIGIFVFLVILTSFVTVQQGTIGVTTIFGKYNRILFPGLNFKIPLIEKVFKRISIQNRSVELEFQAITVDQANVYFKAMLLYSVWNQDEETIKNVAFKFLDERSFMQALVRTIEGSIRGFVATKRQSEVLGLRRDITEHVKEQIDQTLEAWGYHLQDLQMNDITFDDAIMKSMAQVVASNNLKAAAENEGQALLITKTKAAEADGNAIKIAAEAERQAAQLRGMGVALFREEVAKGMTMAAKEMQQANLDTSVILFSMWTEAIKHFAENSKGNVIFLDGSSEGMDHTMQQMMAMNKLMENKTK